One genomic window of Haliotis asinina isolate JCU_RB_2024 chromosome 4, JCU_Hal_asi_v2, whole genome shotgun sequence includes the following:
- the LOC137280864 gene encoding uncharacterized protein isoform X1 has product MTSSRPTNMQLGLRCIVIIIVFVIPLLGSKSCQNCKEEKCDSRGICTEGCKAGYTDKYCQHRCQETCVKSSCQLDDDSGKTVCSDGCEDGYCGPRCKIPCPHECLACDWHHCDNCTVCRADLYGSKCEHSCLQKCKGFACSVEGTCLEGCIAGRYGAHCNMSCLSAFQSCHRFTGQCQQCQHGHFGNQCQHLCPSCLTAEEEKLYTCRSGCKVCSSQYHPESQQCSFLKQNQNQDRQETRLAAILCIVILILIINIFVFIARLAMVCRACCYRGRRAKRGKYKNTFNDPSEMKLLDTEPTYARCATQTPVRRYSRADIDLHDACRKGDLAEVRRILDTGRGDVNCRGVAGMTPLMEAARLGHRDVVKLLVSRGADVSLVDVDGNNILHYACVKGNKRTVEFALCLDEVDIDSRGGRGRTPVMDAACEGHSHVVKLLVSRGAYVSVVDDDGNNILHYACVRGDRKTVEFVLSLGVLDINSRGLENRTPIMEVAGRGYRDLVELFVKRGADVSLVSDDGDNILHWACVGGDRMTVEFVLSLNVVNIDARNNNGDTAADVAKGKGHDQLFIIVVHS; this is encoded by the exons ACCAACCAATATGCAGCTCGGGTTGAGATGCATCGTCATAATCATAG TTTTCGTCATCCCCCTGCTTGGATCAAAGTCCTGCCAGAATTGTAAAGAGGAAAAATGTGATTCACGTGGAATATGCACAGAAGGATGTAAAGCAGGCTACACAGACAAGTACTGTCAGCATCGCTGCCAGGAGACGTGTGTGAAGTCTTCATGCCAACTGGACGACGACTCGGGGAAGACCGTCTGTAGTGACGGTTGTGAAGATGGTTACTGTGGACCTCGCTGTAAGATACCTTGTCCACATGAATGTCTGGCATGTGACTGGCATCACTGTGACAACTGTACAGTCTGCAGGGCTGATTTGTACGGTAGTAAGTGTGAACATTCCTGCTTGCAGAAATGTAAGGGCTTTGCCTGCAGTGTTGAAGGAACCTGCTTAGAAGGTTGTATAGCTGGTCGTTATGGCGCCCACTGCAATATGTCATGTCTGTCCGCCTTCCAGTCATGTCACAGGTTTACTGGTCAATGTCAACAATGTCAACACGGACATTTCGGTAACCAGTGTCAACATCTGTGCCCTTCGTGTCTGACAGCGGAGGAAGAAAAGTTGTACACGTGCAGGTCGGGATGCAAGGTGTGTAGCAGTCAGTACCACCCTGAGTCTCAGC AATGCAgttttctgaaacaaaatcaaaatcaggaCCGCCAAGAAACACGGCTCGCAGCAATACTGTGCATTGTGATCCTCATACTCATCATCAACATCTTCGTGTTTATCGCTCGCCTCGCTATGGTGTGCCGTGCGTGCTGCTACAGAGGGAGGAG GGCTAAGCGAGGTAAGTATAAAAATA CCTTCAATGATCCAAGCGAGATGAAACTGCTGGACACGGAACCGACCTATGCTCGCTGCG cgacACAGACTCCCGTACGCAGATACTCCCGAGCAGACATTGACCTACATGACGCCTGCAGGAAGGGGGACCTGGCAGAGGTTAGGCGGATCCTGGACACAGGTCGGGGTGACGTCAACTGTAGAGGTGTAGCCGGGATGACACCGCTGATGGAGGCAGCACGCTTGGGACACAGAGATGTGGTGAAGCTGCTTGTGAGTCGAGgtgctgatgtgtcactggtggacgtTGACggtaacaacatccttcactacGCCTGTGTGAAAGGAAATAAGAGGACGGTGGAGTTTGCCCTGTGTCTTGACGAGGTGGACATTGACAGTAGAGGAGGGAGGGGCCGGACACCGGTGATGGATGCAGCTTGTGAGGGACACAGCCATGTGGTGAAGCTGCTTGTGAGTCGTGGTGCTTATGTGTCAGTGGTGGACGATGACggtaacaacatccttcactacGCCTGTGTGAGAGGAGACAGGAAAACAGTGGAGTTTGTTCTGTCATTGGGCGTgctggacatcaacagtagaggactGGAGAACCGGACACCGATAATGGAGGTTGCTGGACGGGGATACAGAGATCTGGTGGAGCTCTTTGTGAAGCGAGGCGCTGATGTGTCTCTGGTGAGTgatgatggtgacaacatccttcactgggCCTGTGTGGGAGGAGACAGGATGACAGTGGAGTTTGTACTGTCTCTGAACGTGGTGAACATCGATGCCAGGAACAACAACGGGGACACAGCCGCCGACGTGGCGAAAGGCAAGGGACATGATCAACTGTTCATTATCGTGGTGCACAGTTGA
- the LOC137280864 gene encoding ankyrin repeat and protein kinase domain-containing protein 1-like isoform X2, which translates to MTSSRPTNMQLGLRCIVIIIVFVIPLLGSKSCQNCKEEKCDSRGICTEGCKAGYTDKYCQHRCQETCVKSSCQLDDDSGKTVCSDGCEDGYCGPRCKIPCPHECLACDWHHCDNCTVCRADLYGSKCEHSCLQKCKGFACSVEGTCLEGCIAGRYGAHCNMSCLSAFQSCHRFTGQCQQCQHGHFGNQCQHLCPSCLTAEEEKLYTCRSGCKVCSSQYHPESQQCSFLKQNQNQDRQETRLAAILCIVILILIINIFVFIARLAMVCRACCYRGRRAKRAFNDPSEMKLLDTEPTYARCATQTPVRRYSRADIDLHDACRKGDLAEVRRILDTGRGDVNCRGVAGMTPLMEAARLGHRDVVKLLVSRGADVSLVDVDGNNILHYACVKGNKRTVEFALCLDEVDIDSRGGRGRTPVMDAACEGHSHVVKLLVSRGAYVSVVDDDGNNILHYACVRGDRKTVEFVLSLGVLDINSRGLENRTPIMEVAGRGYRDLVELFVKRGADVSLVSDDGDNILHWACVGGDRMTVEFVLSLNVVNIDARNNNGDTAADVAKGKGHDQLFIIVVHS; encoded by the exons ACCAACCAATATGCAGCTCGGGTTGAGATGCATCGTCATAATCATAG TTTTCGTCATCCCCCTGCTTGGATCAAAGTCCTGCCAGAATTGTAAAGAGGAAAAATGTGATTCACGTGGAATATGCACAGAAGGATGTAAAGCAGGCTACACAGACAAGTACTGTCAGCATCGCTGCCAGGAGACGTGTGTGAAGTCTTCATGCCAACTGGACGACGACTCGGGGAAGACCGTCTGTAGTGACGGTTGTGAAGATGGTTACTGTGGACCTCGCTGTAAGATACCTTGTCCACATGAATGTCTGGCATGTGACTGGCATCACTGTGACAACTGTACAGTCTGCAGGGCTGATTTGTACGGTAGTAAGTGTGAACATTCCTGCTTGCAGAAATGTAAGGGCTTTGCCTGCAGTGTTGAAGGAACCTGCTTAGAAGGTTGTATAGCTGGTCGTTATGGCGCCCACTGCAATATGTCATGTCTGTCCGCCTTCCAGTCATGTCACAGGTTTACTGGTCAATGTCAACAATGTCAACACGGACATTTCGGTAACCAGTGTCAACATCTGTGCCCTTCGTGTCTGACAGCGGAGGAAGAAAAGTTGTACACGTGCAGGTCGGGATGCAAGGTGTGTAGCAGTCAGTACCACCCTGAGTCTCAGC AATGCAgttttctgaaacaaaatcaaaatcaggaCCGCCAAGAAACACGGCTCGCAGCAATACTGTGCATTGTGATCCTCATACTCATCATCAACATCTTCGTGTTTATCGCTCGCCTCGCTATGGTGTGCCGTGCGTGCTGCTACAGAGGGAGGAG GGCTAAGCGAG CCTTCAATGATCCAAGCGAGATGAAACTGCTGGACACGGAACCGACCTATGCTCGCTGCG cgacACAGACTCCCGTACGCAGATACTCCCGAGCAGACATTGACCTACATGACGCCTGCAGGAAGGGGGACCTGGCAGAGGTTAGGCGGATCCTGGACACAGGTCGGGGTGACGTCAACTGTAGAGGTGTAGCCGGGATGACACCGCTGATGGAGGCAGCACGCTTGGGACACAGAGATGTGGTGAAGCTGCTTGTGAGTCGAGgtgctgatgtgtcactggtggacgtTGACggtaacaacatccttcactacGCCTGTGTGAAAGGAAATAAGAGGACGGTGGAGTTTGCCCTGTGTCTTGACGAGGTGGACATTGACAGTAGAGGAGGGAGGGGCCGGACACCGGTGATGGATGCAGCTTGTGAGGGACACAGCCATGTGGTGAAGCTGCTTGTGAGTCGTGGTGCTTATGTGTCAGTGGTGGACGATGACggtaacaacatccttcactacGCCTGTGTGAGAGGAGACAGGAAAACAGTGGAGTTTGTTCTGTCATTGGGCGTgctggacatcaacagtagaggactGGAGAACCGGACACCGATAATGGAGGTTGCTGGACGGGGATACAGAGATCTGGTGGAGCTCTTTGTGAAGCGAGGCGCTGATGTGTCTCTGGTGAGTgatgatggtgacaacatccttcactgggCCTGTGTGGGAGGAGACAGGATGACAGTGGAGTTTGTACTGTCTCTGAACGTGGTGAACATCGATGCCAGGAACAACAACGGGGACACAGCCGCCGACGTGGCGAAAGGCAAGGGACATGATCAACTGTTCATTATCGTGGTGCACAGTTGA